The DNA region TTTCTTTTTACGACTTCTGCGTTAGATGGCATTGACACAAAAAAGAATTAGCAATGCAGCAGTAGCAGTAAATGCAGGTTTTGCATACGATTTCCTTTTGTAAGTGATTCTGGAACTGAGTTGAAGTGCGCTTTGTTCCCTATCTGTCGTTCCTAAAAATTTTATTGGACTATACAGAATAAAATCAGAAGTGCCTATAGTCCGTTGTCTATAGGCACGCCAAAGGCGAGATTCGCGTCATGGCGAATCCGCAACTTCCTGACATCGGACCTCTCTTCGGCAGCGTTTTGAAACGCCACAGGTCTGCATTGAACGTGTCTCAGGAAGAGCTTGCCTTTCGAGCAGGCGTGGATAGGACGTTTGTTTCACGCCTTGAGCGCGGCATCCGGCAACCGACAATCACCACACTGATCGGGTTAGG from Candidatus Dechloromonas phosphoritropha includes:
- a CDS encoding helix-turn-helix transcriptional regulator is translated as MANPQLPDIGPLFGSVLKRHRSALNVSQEELAFRAGVDRTFVSRLERGIRQPTITTLIGLG